From Sporosarcina sp. Te-1, the proteins below share one genomic window:
- a CDS encoding DUF1430 domain-containing protein, with translation MDTNFYKYIYVKEGRELKSKETLEEKYFLSTESAKKNSNQIGLIDYFDKDQLIKVEPLESSYRYLPTSGRYFLEANSDAQTTLFMNNFIRGINDYLEGIGWKGEEYTNADFLTGEASIEPQEGFFTLKSLANLKKEQAILLIGVVFLILYYLHVSTKEVGIYKLHGFRSAYIWWRLIGRKIITIFLISLLVVFFISYAQAPSIYFLSIAYQNLILTFMILIFFSFIGSIYINTFKISDSIKDKRETAVIISLNLCIKIGCIIILASLGTQIMHEKQEMKRMQLQYLSQHERMEDKDWQGIANDYGIVQAYTGHTQAYTLGEYESELSKSDKLLFYLYPNFNSLGSLYVDAGNYEEETIFINRNHTGILSITVNPNFLNKYPIFDINGDQVSITEKTEDWIFLVPDKYRDRENDIQEYFNEKKYRDFYLSPDVGQEIKIVWLQNNQEIFSMNPEVFPAEDNVILDPIIQVKTLNNYLFTYRGGIKGRALRDPLKLKLQNGSISDTNRILEDALKENKLDDRIKITSFNQFIKNEVEYARKEITKLLNQFFATLLVFSFIAIQSAIIYFNKNQKLFSIKRLLGVGFIRTYLPYLYWILISYSSVVLLCYGINVLKIYAFLEPYFYLCLSILLCIELILASLFILLIENKKSREVIKGGA, from the coding sequence TTGGACACGAATTTCTATAAATATATTTATGTAAAAGAAGGAAGAGAACTTAAGTCCAAAGAAACACTCGAAGAAAAATACTTTTTATCAACAGAATCAGCAAAAAAAAATTCGAATCAAATTGGACTCATTGATTATTTCGATAAAGATCAACTCATCAAAGTTGAACCCCTTGAATCTTCCTATCGATATCTCCCAACGTCAGGTCGGTACTTTCTCGAAGCAAACTCTGATGCTCAAACTACATTATTTATGAATAATTTTATTAGAGGAATTAACGACTATTTAGAAGGGATCGGTTGGAAAGGTGAAGAATATACGAATGCAGATTTTTTAACAGGCGAAGCAAGCATTGAGCCTCAAGAAGGTTTTTTTACTCTGAAAAGTCTTGCGAACTTGAAAAAAGAACAAGCTATACTACTTATAGGAGTAGTGTTTTTAATACTATATTATTTACATGTTTCCACAAAAGAAGTAGGTATATATAAGTTACATGGTTTTCGGTCCGCATATATATGGTGGCGATTAATAGGAAGGAAAATTATTACTATATTTTTGATTTCGTTATTAGTTGTTTTCTTTATATCCTACGCTCAAGCTCCTTCCATCTATTTTCTTTCGATAGCATACCAAAATTTAATTCTTACGTTTATGATATTAATATTTTTTTCATTCATTGGTTCAATTTACATTAATACTTTCAAAATAAGTGACTCAATCAAGGATAAAAGAGAGACAGCTGTTATCATTTCTCTCAATCTGTGTATAAAGATTGGTTGTATCATTATATTGGCTAGTCTTGGTACGCAAATTATGCATGAAAAACAGGAAATGAAACGAATGCAACTTCAGTATCTTAGCCAGCATGAAAGGATGGAAGATAAAGATTGGCAAGGGATAGCAAATGATTATGGCATTGTTCAAGCTTATACAGGACACACACAAGCGTATACGCTAGGCGAGTATGAGTCGGAACTATCAAAAAGTGACAAGCTCTTATTTTATCTTTATCCAAATTTTAACTCTCTCGGCTCCTTATATGTGGATGCCGGCAATTACGAAGAAGAGACAATATTTATCAATAGGAATCACACTGGAATTCTTTCTATTACAGTGAATCCTAACTTTTTAAATAAATATCCTATATTTGATATAAATGGTGACCAAGTTTCCATAACAGAGAAAACTGAAGACTGGATTTTTCTGGTCCCCGACAAATATAGAGACAGAGAGAATGATATACAAGAATATTTCAATGAAAAAAAATACAGAGATTTTTACTTGAGTCCCGATGTGGGACAAGAAATAAAAATTGTATGGCTGCAAAACAACCAAGAAATATTCAGTATGAATCCAGAAGTGTTTCCGGCAGAAGATAACGTTATTTTGGATCCAATCATTCAGGTAAAAACTCTTAATAACTATTTATTTACATACCGAGGTGGTATAAAAGGACGTGCATTGCGTGATCCACTAAAATTGAAATTACAGAATGGAAGCATTTCTGATACTAATAGAATATTAGAAGATGCACTTAAAGAAAATAAACTTGATGATCGTATTAAAATAACAAGTTTTAATCAATTTATCAAAAATGAAGTTGAGTATGCAAGAAAAGAAATTACAAAGTTACTGAATCAGTTTTTTGCAACATTACTTGTTTTTTCATTCATAGCTATCCAAAGTGCTATCATTTATTTTAATAAAAATCAAAAACTTTTTTCAATAAAACGTTTATTAGGTGTTGGTTTTATAAGAACATATTTACCGTATTTGTATTGGATTCTAATTAGCTATTCATCTGTTGTACTCCTTTGCTATGGTATAAACGTATTGAAGATTTACGCATTTTTAGAACCGTATTTTTATTTGTGCTTGTCGATTTTATTATGTATTGAATTAATCCTTGCAAGCTTATTCATCCTATTAATTGAAAACAAGAAAAGTAGAGAGGTAATTAAAGGAGGTGCTTAA
- a CDS encoding lactococcin 972 family bacteriocin yields the protein MRLTRVAGIAMTFFAVSILSIASVSASNDEANTKGGGIALTNEQITPFASQKVDGGTWSYGTSTKSGTKTVYSNYWHPDKNHGSSAQLGSRTPDRDCVGPDKESKASQSAKTNDTGYAYYNLSCTP from the coding sequence ATGCGTCTAACTAGAGTAGCAGGTATTGCAATGACTTTCTTTGCAGTTAGTATCTTATCTATCGCATCAGTTTCTGCTTCTAATGATGAGGCAAACACAAAAGGAGGAGGAATAGCTCTAACAAATGAGCAGATCACTCCTTTTGCAAGTCAGAAAGTGGATGGCGGTACTTGGTCGTATGGAACAAGTACAAAGAGTGGAACGAAGACAGTCTATTCTAATTACTGGCACCCAGATAAAAACCATGGCTCATCGGCTCAACTTGGATCTAGAACACCAGATAGAGATTGTGTAGGACCTGATAAGGAATCTAAAGCGTCACAGTCAGCGAAGACTAATGATACAGGGTATGCGTATTATAACCTTAGCTGTACTCCTTGA
- a CDS encoding topoisomerase codes for MMKQAIFSGVLFSSILMAGCNGSESEEHIQVIESEQGAVESEPGKILSELHEKIIVSITEQTAIEEDVIAIMVGSGAGSIDVSVGFPKDVKVDERLIQQIVEDSIKKVAETENVTISEENIIIKIEKY; via the coding sequence ATGATGAAGCAAGCTATATTTTCAGGAGTTTTATTTAGTTCAATTTTAATGGCTGGATGTAATGGAAGCGAGAGCGAAGAACATATTCAAGTAATAGAAAGTGAACAAGGCGCAGTAGAAAGTGAACCGGGAAAAATATTATCTGAACTACATGAAAAAATAATAGTATCTATTACAGAACAAACCGCAATTGAGGAGGATGTAATAGCAATCATGGTAGGTAGTGGTGCAGGAAGTATTGATGTATCAGTAGGTTTCCCGAAGGATGTAAAAGTTGATGAAAGGTTGATTCAACAAATAGTTGAAGATTCTATAAAGAAAGTTGCTGAAACAGAAAACGTAACGATTAGTGAAGAAAATATAATAATTAAAATTGAGAAATACTAA
- a CDS encoding amino acid permease, protein MKGVDNLESNTTSTNAPQLKRTLKARHLMMISLGGSIGTGIFLASGGAIHTAGPGGALVAYAAVGIMVYFLMTSLAEMAAFMPVSGSFKEYATRFVDPAFGFAIGWNYWYNWAITIAAELAAVVLIMKFWFPDSPSFLWSGLALLIMFGFNYMSVKGFGEAEFWFSLIKVVTVIIFIITGLLMIFGIMGDEAIGFSNFTIDDAPFNGGFFAILGIFMAAGFSFQGTELLGVAAGESENPEKTIPKAVNSVFWRILLFYIFAIFVIGMIIPYTDARLLSESVSVSPFTLVFERAGFAFAASVMNAIILTAVLSAGNSGMYASTRMLWDLARSGNAPKFLGKLDKRGVPVNALIATTLVGSLAFLSTFFGDGAVYVWLLNASGMAGFVTWLGIAISHYRFRRAYIAQGRNLSDLPYRAKWFPLGPLLALVLCLFIIAGQNFQAFTGDKIDWNGALVSYIGLPLFLIVWLIYKVKYKTKLVPLKDCDFENK, encoded by the coding sequence ATAAAAGGAGTGGACAACTTGGAGAGCAACACAACATCTACAAATGCACCTCAATTGAAAAGAACATTGAAAGCCCGTCATCTGATGATGATTTCCCTTGGTGGATCGATCGGAACCGGCATTTTCTTGGCCAGCGGCGGTGCCATTCATACGGCTGGACCTGGAGGCGCATTGGTAGCCTATGCAGCTGTCGGTATTATGGTTTACTTCCTCATGACGAGCCTTGCGGAAATGGCCGCTTTTATGCCGGTATCAGGTTCCTTTAAAGAATATGCGACTCGATTTGTCGATCCAGCATTCGGGTTTGCGATTGGCTGGAATTATTGGTACAACTGGGCGATCACAATTGCCGCAGAGCTGGCGGCTGTTGTGTTGATCATGAAATTCTGGTTTCCGGATAGTCCTTCATTTTTATGGAGCGGACTTGCGCTTCTGATCATGTTTGGCTTCAACTATATGTCCGTCAAAGGGTTTGGAGAAGCGGAATTTTGGTTTTCACTTATTAAAGTAGTGACTGTCATCATCTTCATCATTACCGGGTTATTGATGATCTTTGGCATTATGGGCGATGAAGCGATCGGGTTCTCGAACTTCACGATTGACGACGCACCATTCAATGGAGGATTCTTTGCCATCCTCGGCATTTTCATGGCAGCCGGCTTTTCATTCCAAGGTACGGAATTGCTTGGCGTGGCTGCCGGGGAGAGTGAAAATCCGGAAAAGACGATCCCGAAAGCGGTCAACTCCGTATTTTGGCGCATCCTGCTTTTCTACATCTTTGCGATCTTCGTTATTGGGATGATTATTCCGTATACGGATGCACGATTATTGAGCGAGTCGGTTTCTGTCAGTCCCTTCACACTCGTCTTCGAACGGGCTGGGTTTGCGTTTGCCGCTTCCGTTATGAACGCCATCATTTTGACGGCCGTCTTATCTGCAGGGAATTCCGGAATGTATGCTTCCACGCGTATGCTTTGGGATTTAGCACGTAGTGGGAATGCACCGAAGTTCTTAGGGAAATTGGATAAGCGAGGCGTGCCGGTCAATGCGTTGATCGCCACGACATTAGTCGGCTCCCTTGCCTTCCTCTCCACTTTCTTCGGTGACGGTGCGGTGTACGTCTGGCTGTTGAACGCATCGGGAATGGCTGGCTTTGTTACGTGGCTTGGGATTGCGATCAGTCACTACCGTTTCAGAAGGGCCTATATTGCGCAAGGCAGGAATCTGTCGGATCTTCCGTATCGCGCAAAATGGTTCCCACTCGGTCCTTTGCTTGCACTGGTCCTATGTCTCTTCATCATTGCCGGCCAAAACTTCCAAGCCTTTACGGGCGATAAAATCGATTGGAACGGCGCGCTCGTTTCCTATATCGGCCTCCCCCTCTTCTTGATCGTTTGGCTGATTTATAAAGTGAAGTATAAGACAAAGTTGGTTCCGTTGAAGGACTGTGATTTTGAAAACAAATGA
- a CDS encoding ABC transporter ATP-binding protein, producing the protein MSSLQVEKLTKMYGKRRVLHAITFQLGAGEVIGLVGPNGAGKSTLMRSILALEEVEEGTVTVQGVSNQNPEFFKYVSFLPSDNYLYMQLTGYDHLAFVANVYGLDKEAIEEVIDNIGIRSYVNNPVKSYSYGMRQHLLIALSILTKPLIILMDEPFNGLDPTSIIELKQLISDLHAQGIGILVSTHNLDILEDLTKSIWFIKEGELIQTDIGLHEKMPYQIDIQLSEKQTVDQLMTGSQLPFQNLENGLLTDPAFEVELYLEQLIKSGAKIRAVQQSTMALEEMYKDFYGLNT; encoded by the coding sequence ATGTCGAGCTTACAAGTGGAGAAGTTAACAAAGATGTATGGAAAAAGGCGCGTCTTGCATGCTATCACTTTCCAACTGGGCGCCGGGGAAGTCATCGGACTCGTCGGCCCAAACGGAGCGGGGAAGTCGACGCTCATGCGTTCCATCCTTGCGCTGGAAGAAGTGGAGGAAGGCACCGTAACCGTGCAGGGCGTCTCGAACCAGAATCCGGAGTTTTTCAAATATGTCTCGTTCTTGCCGAGTGATAACTATTTGTACATGCAGCTGACGGGGTATGATCATTTGGCGTTCGTCGCGAATGTCTATGGGCTGGATAAAGAGGCGATTGAAGAGGTGATTGACAACATCGGCATCCGCTCCTACGTGAACAATCCCGTCAAATCTTATTCCTATGGGATGCGGCAGCATTTGCTGATCGCCCTTTCCATATTGACCAAGCCGCTTATTATTTTGATGGATGAGCCGTTCAATGGTCTGGACCCGACGAGCATCATTGAACTGAAACAGTTGATCAGCGATTTGCATGCCCAGGGGATCGGCATTCTCGTCTCCACGCACAACTTGGATATTTTAGAGGACCTGACGAAAAGCATTTGGTTTATCAAAGAAGGAGAATTGATCCAGACGGATATCGGCTTACATGAGAAAATGCCATACCAGATCGATATCCAACTCTCGGAAAAGCAGACGGTGGATCAGCTGATGACGGGCAGCCAGTTGCCTTTCCAGAATCTAGAGAACGGATTGTTAACCGATCCTGCATTTGAAGTGGAACTATATTTGGAGCAGTTAATAAAAAGCGGTGCAAAAATCCGGGCTGTCCAGCAAAGCACAATGGCTCTAGAAGAGATGTATAAAGATTTTTATGGATTAAATACTTAA
- a CDS encoding ABC transporter permease codes for MREVIGFLIKGMTKNKYVYLLPLVIILVATSLLVINSTQPSSTQKELLELFEKRKESLDFLIGKTLNKKRHIGLPENQQLALDSLLVQEEYVKRIVQTLTDSDLNIVNDNLAYIDEYMDYRNYKFIPYENEDLLEIERGKARSLVAHSLPFTEQETPFQTALFTKQLSLLLFNPLTALLFLLIFSYKYSTDAQNRTFDFLKMNSLASPSIYYGYVISFLLFMISYVLFSVILAFLPPLVTGNLNTVFYPVEVVVGGETKMVPVWKWLLFLPIGWGMLVSLLLIAASWLCKQRVSLGVLAGFLLLPLLALYIAADQFGFSMANPIHLVVAYDANLLPSYRFVTYLVGMLLLLMVCAGISYPIFHSKGTVFRRRGGKDDRKPYQPWSKWKFFQFEHLKKRREGRVLFTLLLLLGICVGTSIFVNQQYRTIDEKAVKTIEELQGVFVSSLVNIKVLEEDHEVEHPTLDNPYSKWVEILENDIARLEELKKKAGSQAFLDLYREVLLAVGSSTADSYKEMTTNFWNVTTMASEEQQILLKEKGIRPWDIGNLWISNFNDPKTALSNEHYELLKMSQEGNEKYGNSALFTAFSYMNWNLAWIVLGVFVFVLWTSMAEEQRPNRSIHFLATKPLRLRSVYVSKWAYNLAAACLFFVFSGMIAFFVSSLLGGIGEADYPILTYAVSENDMGEGQFYSPVDKAYFSFDSLLGMLLKSVVLIVAQIFFLNSLFSLIGRWLKNQYVVIIATLIITVGGYLVTSYPSASVMSLNPFLYFDTWHVVDGWKSILTESSLVSTGMGCIVLFTSGLLLFIIGLLPNKKGVS; via the coding sequence ATGAGGGAAGTTATCGGATTTTTAATCAAAGGGATGACAAAAAATAAATATGTCTACTTGCTGCCGCTTGTTATTATACTAGTTGCAACCTCCTTGCTAGTCATAAATAGTACACAACCAAGTTCTACCCAAAAAGAACTGCTGGAGTTGTTTGAGAAACGCAAGGAGTCCCTTGATTTTTTAATTGGCAAAACGCTAAATAAAAAAAGACATATAGGACTTCCGGAAAATCAGCAATTGGCGTTGGATAGCTTGCTTGTGCAAGAGGAATATGTGAAGCGGATTGTCCAAACATTGACGGATAGCGATTTGAATATCGTAAACGACAATCTGGCGTATATAGATGAGTATATGGACTACCGGAATTATAAATTTATCCCATATGAAAATGAAGACCTTTTAGAGATTGAACGGGGCAAAGCACGTTCACTCGTTGCACATAGTCTTCCTTTCACTGAACAGGAGACCCCTTTTCAAACGGCTCTTTTCACAAAGCAATTGTCGCTTCTGTTGTTCAATCCGCTGACCGCACTCTTATTTCTCCTTATATTTAGCTATAAATATTCAACAGACGCACAGAACCGAACGTTTGATTTCCTAAAAATGAACTCTCTGGCAAGCCCTTCTATTTATTATGGTTATGTCATTTCTTTTTTACTGTTTATGATCAGCTATGTCCTGTTTTCGGTCATCCTTGCTTTTTTACCGCCGCTAGTCACAGGGAACCTGAATACGGTTTTTTATCCTGTGGAAGTCGTTGTGGGCGGAGAGACAAAGATGGTGCCCGTTTGGAAATGGCTTCTCTTCCTGCCAATTGGCTGGGGAATGCTCGTTTCCCTGCTGTTAATCGCAGCGTCCTGGCTGTGCAAGCAACGAGTATCACTGGGAGTTCTGGCGGGCTTCCTTCTCTTGCCGCTGCTGGCGTTGTACATTGCTGCCGATCAATTCGGTTTCTCCATGGCAAATCCTATCCATCTAGTCGTGGCCTATGATGCTAATCTGCTGCCGTCCTATCGGTTTGTCACCTATTTGGTGGGTATGCTGCTTCTTTTGATGGTTTGTGCAGGAATTTCCTATCCGATCTTCCATTCTAAGGGTACAGTTTTTCGGAGAAGGGGAGGAAAGGATGATCGCAAGCCCTATCAGCCGTGGTCGAAGTGGAAATTTTTTCAGTTCGAGCATTTGAAAAAGAGGCGTGAAGGCCGTGTTCTGTTCACACTGCTCCTGCTGCTTGGTATCTGTGTGGGTACGTCCATTTTTGTAAACCAACAATACCGAACTATTGATGAGAAGGCAGTAAAAACGATTGAGGAGCTGCAAGGTGTTTTTGTTTCAAGCCTTGTTAATATCAAGGTGTTGGAGGAAGATCACGAAGTGGAACATCCTACCCTTGATAACCCTTATTCCAAATGGGTGGAGATATTGGAGAACGATATTGCACGATTGGAAGAACTGAAGAAGAAAGCAGGATCGCAGGCATTTCTTGATCTATATAGGGAAGTCTTACTAGCTGTCGGTTCTTCTACTGCTGATTCTTATAAGGAGATGACAACCAATTTTTGGAATGTGACTACAATGGCTTCGGAAGAGCAGCAAATCCTTTTGAAGGAAAAGGGGATTCGGCCTTGGGATATCGGAAATTTGTGGATTTCTAACTTTAACGATCCGAAAACAGCGCTCAGCAATGAACACTACGAACTACTAAAAATGTCGCAAGAGGGAAATGAAAAGTACGGAAACAGCGCGTTGTTCACAGCCTTTTCCTACATGAATTGGAATCTGGCATGGATTGTGCTAGGGGTGTTTGTATTCGTTTTATGGACAAGCATGGCGGAAGAGCAGCGCCCGAATCGATCCATCCATTTCCTTGCCACAAAGCCGCTCCGCCTGCGCTCTGTCTATGTCAGCAAGTGGGCTTACAACTTGGCTGCTGCTTGCCTATTCTTCGTATTCAGCGGCATGATCGCATTTTTCGTCAGTTCGCTGCTGGGCGGGATTGGGGAAGCGGATTATCCAATCCTGACATACGCCGTCTCGGAGAATGACATGGGGGAGGGACAGTTTTATTCTCCCGTGGACAAAGCCTATTTCTCCTTTGACAGTCTGCTTGGGATGCTCTTAAAAAGCGTGGTTCTTATTGTGGCCCAAATCTTTTTCTTGAACAGCTTGTTCAGTCTGATTGGCAGATGGTTGAAAAATCAGTATGTGGTGATCATCGCTACATTAATCATAACCGTGGGGGGGTATCTTGTGACCAGCTACCCATCGGCGAGTGTGATGAGTTTGAACCCATTCCTGTATTTTGATACATGGCATGTAGTGGATGGGTGGAAATCGATTTTGACAGAATCGTCACTCGTCAGCACTGGTATGGGATGTATCGTTCTTTTCACTAGCGGTCTATTGCTGTTTATCATAGGGTTGCTGCCAAATAAGAAGGGGGTGTCGTAA
- a CDS encoding lipoprotein BA_5634 family protein — MRRRGLGMITTALAVLALSGCSMFAQANGVILYGEEEEITNAVEKEKDKATEEEQHEIKIFTEDNRQIMILTEDTAQSLIKKKLIKEITNQEKATTKAISSLPKVLKGEALLFTKEKSHELELENVNISYEGNLIIGDGRTYADKFLIVNRADWDSFDGTKKTMAILQYDKDPSANGLRYEVEKTQLVRIQD; from the coding sequence ATGAGAAGAAGAGGGCTCGGGATGATAACAACCGCTTTGGCGGTACTCGCATTATCCGGATGCAGTATGTTTGCACAAGCAAATGGAGTCATCCTGTATGGAGAAGAAGAGGAAATTACAAATGCTGTGGAGAAGGAGAAAGACAAAGCAACGGAAGAAGAACAGCATGAAATCAAGATTTTTACTGAGGATAACCGGCAAATTATGATCTTAACTGAAGATACAGCTCAATCACTTATAAAGAAAAAACTGATTAAAGAAATAACAAATCAAGAAAAAGCGACAACCAAAGCAATCTCATCTCTTCCAAAAGTATTGAAAGGCGAAGCGCTGCTTTTTACAAAGGAAAAATCACACGAACTTGAACTTGAGAATGTAAACATCTCGTATGAAGGAAACTTAATCATCGGTGACGGAAGAACGTATGCTGATAAATTTTTGATCGTAAACCGCGCCGATTGGGATTCGTTTGATGGCACTAAAAAAACAATGGCAATTTTACAATATGACAAAGATCCAAGTGCCAATGGATTACGATATGAAGTGGAAAAAACACAGCTCGTTCGAATACAGGACTAA